Part of the Geobacter pickeringii genome, GTGAAGCTTGAGCCGCCGGGCCAGTTCGGTGACGCCGAGTTCGGATGCCTCTTCCCCGTGGAACTGCTCGAGGAGGTCGAGGGCGTGGGAAACGGCGAGAATCATGTAGTCGGATTTGTCTTTTTTCTGCACGGTGGCTGCCTCGGTCGGGCGTGATGTGCTGTCGGGCGGGGGCTCTTCGAGAAGGGTCGCCCCGAGGTGCGGAAAGTCTCCTCGACAGGCTTTGTTGTTTGTTGGATGGGACTATAGTGCCATGCGCCGCGGCGTGTCAACAGCTAAATCCGCCGGCGCCGCGGGTGAAATCCCCGGTCGTGATGGTCATGGCGGACGGCGGTGGGGGAGTAGCGGAAATTGCCGTCGGAGAACGTGTCACCGTGATCGGCAGGCGGGGGATAATTAGTGTTGACAAGCCGAGGAGATGGGGGTTATAAACGGAATATCCCCAATCACGACTCCAGTTTAACCTCCGGCGCTTCAGCCGAACTGCCAGTACACAAGAACCTCATCACCGCAGCAGTCATCTTGACAACAGCATAGAGTTCCAGGGTATTCATTCCCCTCACACAAACAAACTATCCGCAACAACATGTCCATACCCCGTGCGTTTGAAGAAGCCGCGGCTTCCTGCCGCCTTGTCTTCGAGCGCTCCGACCAGGAGAACCGATGAACCTTCAAGAACTGAAAGGGAAGAAAATCAACGAGCTTACGGCCATCGCCAAGGGGCTCAACATCGAGGGTGCATCGAGTCTGCGCAAGCAGGACATGATCTTTGCCATCCTCAACGCCCAGACCGAGAAGAACGGCATGATTTTCGGCGAGGGGGTTCTGGAGTGTCTCCCGGACGGCTTCGGCTTCCTCCGGGCCCCCGACTACAACTATCTGCCAGGGCCCGATGATATCTACGTCTCCCCCTCCCAGATCCGCCGTTTCAACCTCCACACCGGCGATACCGTTTCCGGCCAGATCCGCCCGCCGAAGGAGGGGGAGCGTTATTTTGCGCTGCTCAAGGTGGAAACGGTTAACTTTGAACCCCCTGAAGTGGCGCGGGACAAGATTCTCTTCGACAACCTGACCCCCCTCTATCCCGATGAGAAGATCAGGCTTGAGACCGCCCCCGACAACATGCCGATGCGGGTCATGGAGCTGGTTTCCCCCATCGGCAAGGGGCAGCGGGGACTCATCGTGGCGCCGCCGCGTACCGGCAAGACGATGCTGATCCAGAACATCGCCAACTCCATTGCCGAGAACCATCCCGAGGTCTACCTGATCGTGCTCCTCATCGATGAGCGGCCGGAAGAGGTGACCGACATGCAGCGGTCGGTCAGGGGAGAGGTGGTTTCCTCCACCTTTGACGAACCGGCCACCCGCCACGTCCAGGTGGCCGAGATGGTCATCGAAAAGGCGAAGCGTCTCGTGGAGCACAAGCGCGACGTCGTGATCCTCCTCGATTCCATCACCCGTCTCGCCCGGGCTTACAACACCGTCATCCCCCCCTCCGGCAAGATCCTCTCCGGCGGGGTCGACTCCAATGCCCTTCACAAGCCGAAGCGGTTTTTCGGTGCGGCCCGCAACATCGAGGAAGGGGGCTCCCTCACCATCATCGCCACCGCCCTGATCGATACCGGGAGCAAGATGGACGAG contains:
- the rho gene encoding transcription termination factor Rho; the encoded protein is MNLQELKGKKINELTAIAKGLNIEGASSLRKQDMIFAILNAQTEKNGMIFGEGVLECLPDGFGFLRAPDYNYLPGPDDIYVSPSQIRRFNLHTGDTVSGQIRPPKEGERYFALLKVETVNFEPPEVARDKILFDNLTPLYPDEKIRLETAPDNMPMRVMELVSPIGKGQRGLIVAPPRTGKTMLIQNIANSIAENHPEVYLIVLLIDERPEEVTDMQRSVRGEVVSSTFDEPATRHVQVAEMVIEKAKRLVEHKRDVVILLDSITRLARAYNTVIPPSGKILSGGVDSNALHKPKRFFGAARNIEEGGSLTIIATALIDTGSKMDEVIFEEFKGTGNMEVHLDRKLVEKRTFPAIDINKSGTRKEELLIEKSSLNRIWILRKVLHPMNVVDSMEFLLDKLSEAKSNQDFLDSMSK